From a region of the Burkholderiaceae bacterium DAT-1 genome:
- the trpA gene encoding tryptophan synthase subunit alpha: MTRIEDTFSRLKSAGRQALIPFITAGDPHPAATVGLMHALVTGGADIIELGVPFSDPMADGPIIQRAGERALAHGVTLTDVIGMVREFRRRDTTTPVVLMGYANPVEAMGYTVFAEQSAAAGVDGALLVDLPPEEAGDLSATLKAHQLDLIFLLAPTTPDHRIKRVSELATGYVYYVSLKGVTGAATLDLSDVSVQLDRLRSVVTLPIGVGFGIRDAASAQAISRMADAVVIGSRLVQEVEEHGADAAPRLVALLREIRTAMDAGAK, translated from the coding sequence ATGACACGCATTGAAGACACATTCTCCAGGTTGAAGTCGGCAGGCAGGCAGGCGCTGATCCCATTCATTACCGCTGGTGACCCTCATCCGGCGGCAACGGTCGGGCTGATGCATGCTTTGGTGACGGGGGGCGCAGATATCATCGAGCTGGGTGTTCCTTTCTCGGACCCGATGGCTGACGGACCAATCATCCAGCGTGCCGGTGAGCGCGCACTGGCGCACGGCGTGACCCTGACTGACGTGATCGGGATGGTACGCGAATTCCGTCGCCGCGATACAACGACACCTGTCGTGCTGATGGGCTATGCCAATCCCGTAGAAGCAATGGGCTACACGGTCTTTGCCGAGCAATCGGCAGCGGCAGGTGTGGATGGGGCGCTTCTGGTTGATTTGCCGCCAGAAGAAGCGGGTGATTTGTCCGCTACGCTCAAGGCTCACCAGCTTGATTTGATTTTCTTGCTGGCTCCGACTACGCCCGACCATCGAATCAAACGGGTGTCAGAGCTTGCGACCGGCTATGTTTACTACGTCTCCCTTAAGGGGGTGACCGGGGCTGCAACGCTCGATCTGTCCGATGTATCGGTTCAGCTCGATCGCTTACGCTCGGTGGTTACGCTTCCTATCGGTGTGGGTTTTGGCATTCGCGATGCGGCCTCCGCTCAGGCGATCTCTCGCATGGCCGATGCTGTTGTGATTGGCTCACGCTTGGTTCAGGAAGTTGAGGAGCACGGCGCGGATGCTGCACCAAGACTGGTAGCACTTTTGCGCGAAATCCGTACTGCAATGGATGCTGGTGCGAAGTAA
- the accD gene encoding acetyl-CoA carboxylase, carboxyltransferase subunit beta, producing MSWFQKLLPPKIKAKSSGPSKSVPEGLWSKCPACEAVLYRTDLDNNLDVCPKCSHHIGINARRRLDVLLDQEGRFEIGADVRPIDILKFKDSKRYPDRLEHAQEVSGEDDAMVVMQGAIHTLPVVVAAFEFKFIGGSMGSVVGERFVRGVKVAMENRCPFICVAASGGARMQEGLTSLMQMAKTSAVLAKLADEKLPFISVLTDPTMGGVSASFAFLGDVVVAEPGALIGFAGPRVIEQTVRETLPEGFQRAEFLLEKGAIDMIIDRREMRKRLAGLITLLSKQLSVA from the coding sequence ATGAGTTGGTTTCAGAAGCTGTTGCCGCCAAAGATCAAGGCCAAGTCAAGCGGCCCATCGAAGTCGGTGCCAGAAGGTTTGTGGAGCAAGTGTCCTGCCTGCGAGGCAGTTCTGTATCGCACAGACCTCGACAATAATCTGGATGTCTGCCCCAAGTGTAGTCATCACATTGGCATTAATGCCCGTCGTCGTCTTGATGTATTGCTTGATCAAGAAGGGCGTTTTGAGATCGGTGCCGATGTGCGTCCGATCGATATCCTGAAGTTTAAGGATTCGAAGCGTTATCCCGACCGTCTTGAGCATGCTCAGGAAGTGTCTGGCGAAGATGATGCAATGGTTGTGATGCAGGGCGCGATTCATACACTCCCCGTTGTTGTCGCTGCATTTGAATTCAAGTTCATTGGCGGTTCGATGGGGTCGGTAGTTGGCGAGCGTTTCGTGCGCGGCGTGAAAGTTGCCATGGAAAATCGCTGCCCCTTTATTTGCGTAGCTGCATCTGGCGGCGCGCGGATGCAGGAAGGCCTGACCTCACTGATGCAGATGGCCAAGACATCCGCTGTGCTGGCAAAGTTGGCTGATGAAAAGCTACCGTTTATTTCCGTCCTGACTGATCCGACCATGGGTGGTGTGTCAGCGTCATTTGCTTTCCTGGGTGATGTGGTTGTGGCTGAACCCGGTGCATTGATTGGTTTCGCGGGTCCGCGAGTGATCGAGCAAACCGTACGCGAAACGCTGCCAGAAGGCTTTCAGCGTGCCGAGTTCCTGCTTGAAAAAGGCGCGATTGATATGATCATTGATCGCCGCGAAATGCGTAAGCGACTCGCCGGACTGATTACCTTGCTGAGTAAGCAGCTCTCTGTAGCCTGA
- the folC gene encoding bifunctional tetrahydrofolate synthase/dihydrofolate synthase, which produces MTLAQWLTHLEAIHPITIDMGLERVRRVRDVMVLSPAFPVVIVGGTNGKGSTCAMLTAIFRAAGYKVGTYTSPHLIRYNERVCINGLPAGDEDIVESFSAIEEARGETSLTYFEFGTLAAMHQFVSANVDVAILEVGLGGRLDAVNIFEPDVSAVVSVDLDHQSYLGDTREAIGFEKAGIFRSGKPAIYGEPHPPATLVAHAQSIGADLWCIGRDFGFVNETTQWRWTSKNGNKPGLPFPALRGAFQLGNASVVIAILEQLRDRVPVSMGDIKRGLVEVELAGRFQVLPGRPSVVLDVGHNPHAAKSLANNLLNQGFFESTRAIFGAMADKDIAGVIELLKDQIDIWHLVSLPMPRAASAQAIASVLAASGAKGRVILHDNMSTAWEAACKDAGENDRIVVFGSFVTVAEAMVARGQG; this is translated from the coding sequence ATGACGCTTGCTCAATGGCTAACCCATTTGGAAGCCATCCATCCGATTACCATTGATATGGGACTCGAACGAGTCCGCCGTGTGCGTGATGTCATGGTACTCAGTCCCGCCTTTCCGGTGGTCATTGTTGGCGGCACCAATGGGAAGGGATCAACATGTGCCATGCTGACTGCCATCTTCAGGGCAGCTGGCTACAAAGTTGGGACATACACCAGCCCACATCTCATTCGATATAACGAGCGCGTGTGTATTAATGGCTTACCTGCTGGCGATGAAGACATCGTTGAGTCATTTTCCGCGATTGAGGAAGCGCGTGGCGAGACTTCGCTGACCTACTTTGAATTCGGCACACTGGCGGCGATGCACCAATTTGTGAGCGCAAATGTCGATGTTGCAATTCTCGAGGTCGGGTTGGGCGGTCGGCTGGACGCCGTGAATATCTTTGAGCCGGATGTTTCTGCCGTGGTCAGCGTCGACCTCGATCATCAAAGCTATTTGGGCGATACGCGTGAGGCGATTGGCTTTGAAAAGGCGGGCATTTTCCGTTCAGGTAAGCCTGCTATCTATGGTGAGCCACATCCACCCGCGACCTTGGTTGCACATGCCCAGTCCATCGGCGCCGATCTGTGGTGTATCGGACGTGATTTCGGTTTTGTGAACGAAACAACGCAGTGGCGCTGGACAAGTAAAAATGGCAACAAACCGGGTTTGCCATTCCCGGCATTGCGGGGTGCGTTCCAACTGGGTAATGCAAGTGTCGTGATTGCCATCCTGGAGCAATTGCGGGATCGTGTTCCAGTCTCAATGGGCGATATCAAACGTGGACTGGTTGAAGTGGAATTAGCGGGGCGTTTTCAGGTATTGCCGGGTCGGCCATCCGTTGTATTGGATGTTGGCCATAATCCGCACGCAGCCAAGTCACTCGCAAACAATTTGCTCAATCAGGGATTCTTTGAATCGACCCGTGCCATTTTTGGTGCGATGGCCGACAAGGATATCGCTGGGGTCATCGAACTGCTCAAAGACCAGATTGATATCTGGCATCTTGTTTCACTACCCATGCCTCGTGCGGCCTCAGCGCAGGCAATTGCCAGCGTCTTGGCTGCTTCGGGGGCAAAGGGCAGGGTGATTTTGCACGATAATATGAGCACAGCATGGGAGGCAGCCTGTAAGGATGCCGGCGAAAATGATAGAATCGTGGTATTTGGGTCATTCGTGACTGTTGCAGAGGCAATGGTTGCGCGTGGTCAGGGCTAA
- a CDS encoding SPOR domain-containing protein codes for MAEAPISEELTLLKKRARRRLVGAFVLMLAALVVLWTVLDDKPPQALLNQSVSILSSKPLVSAGHNATSDQPATPGAVDRAQAAARNAPSNSPVEVTDQPKVTPAVLPATAALPASEVKQAPLVADNKPAVQSSPAVSKPNIDAKPVDKHDAKIDVKRDVKPHQDVKPSHDDEKARKAERILNGLGDVSAAAAHKDANAHPSVAADSVSSVFLQIAAFADKSKASALADKMKSAGVHPVMATVESEHGTLTRLRAGPFASKDAAQSAKSKLQAIGISSQIVGAK; via the coding sequence ATGGCCGAAGCACCGATCAGTGAAGAACTCACACTGTTGAAAAAACGCGCGAGACGCCGTCTGGTTGGCGCTTTCGTGCTGATGCTTGCCGCGCTTGTCGTGCTATGGACTGTCCTGGACGATAAACCCCCTCAGGCTCTGCTCAATCAATCCGTGTCCATTTTGAGCAGTAAACCGCTGGTGAGTGCGGGTCATAATGCCACATCCGATCAGCCAGCTACTCCTGGTGCCGTGGATCGTGCACAGGCTGCCGCACGTAACGCGCCTTCTAACTCGCCTGTTGAAGTGACAGATCAGCCGAAAGTGACGCCCGCCGTGCTACCTGCCACGGCTGCGCTGCCTGCCTCCGAAGTGAAGCAGGCGCCTCTGGTAGCTGATAATAAGCCTGCCGTTCAATCCAGTCCGGCGGTTTCAAAGCCGAATATCGATGCCAAGCCGGTCGATAAGCATGATGCTAAAATCGATGTGAAGCGGGATGTGAAGCCACATCAGGACGTCAAACCATCTCACGATGATGAGAAGGCACGCAAAGCAGAGCGTATTCTGAATGGCCTGGGTGACGTTTCAGCAGCAGCCGCTCATAAAGACGCAAATGCACATCCTTCCGTGGCTGCTGATTCTGTCAGTTCGGTTTTCCTGCAGATTGCGGCCTTTGCTGATAAATCCAAAGCATCAGCGCTTGCTGATAAAATGAAATCAGCAGGCGTTCATCCAGTCATGGCGACCGTCGAAAGTGAACACGGCACCTTGACGCGATTACGTGCCGGGCCTTTTGCATCCAAGGATGCCGCCCAGTCAGCCAAGTCTAAACTGCAAGCCATCGGCATCAGCAGTCAGATCGTCGGCGCTAAATAA
- a CDS encoding CvpA family protein, with product MTMFDYAVLVILGLSVLLSVIRGGVSEMISLGAWLLAFVLAQHFAAPLSAHLPQEIPTEPLRIVAAFVGIFLGVWFFSAIVRITLAQFIKASGLAPLDRLIGALFGLARGCLLCVVLVIVAGMTSLPRQPVWRNAMFSPPLEAMATVIKPVLPEALSRQVRYE from the coding sequence ATGACAATGTTTGATTATGCGGTGCTTGTCATCCTCGGGCTGTCTGTCCTTCTCTCTGTTATCCGTGGCGGCGTGTCTGAAATGATCTCGCTGGGGGCGTGGCTGCTTGCTTTTGTGCTCGCACAGCATTTTGCGGCGCCACTATCAGCTCATCTTCCTCAGGAAATTCCCACTGAACCCCTGCGTATTGTTGCGGCGTTCGTCGGGATCTTCCTGGGTGTCTGGTTTTTTTCTGCCATTGTAAGAATCACTCTTGCGCAATTTATCAAGGCAAGTGGTCTTGCACCGCTTGATCGCTTGATTGGCGCACTGTTTGGTCTTGCAAGAGGTTGTCTATTGTGTGTGGTGCTCGTGATTGTTGCGGGTATGACCAGCCTGCCCAGACAGCCTGTGTGGCGAAATGCAATGTTCAGCCCGCCTTTGGAGGCGATGGCGACTGTGATCAAGCCTGTCTTGCCTGAAGCACTTTCGAGGCAGGTCAGGTACGAATGA
- the purF gene encoding amidophosphoribosyltransferase produces MCGILGVVAKTPVNQLLYDGLLVLQHRGQDAAGIVTAQETGVMHMHKGQGLVSDVFRTRNMRSLMGHVGIGHVRYPTAGSASSMAEAQPFYVNSPFGIVLAHNGNLTNHVQLKEQMYRNDLRHINTNSDSEALLNVFAYELQQRTRGFELAPQTIFDAIAAVHRRVKGAYAVVAIIAGYGLVAFRDPNGIRPLVLGEHETADGTEFLLASESVALDTLGFKMTRDVEPGEGIFITFDGKFHSKQCADKPKLVPCIFEHVYFARPDSVMDGISVYQARLNMGDNLADKIRSELTDFDIDVVIPIPDTSRPSALQLAERLGLPYREGFQKNRYIGRTFIMPGQATRKKSVRQKLNPIAIEFAGRNVLLVDDSIVRGTTSKQIVTMARESGAKKVYFASAAPAVRFPHVYGIDMPTRAELIATGRNEAQVAEEIGADAVFYQDLDALKRAVSDASNGKVNEFEASCFSGEYVTGDVDEAYLDAIENRRSSPLSKGGEAGSVVDLNVGVAEQNLM; encoded by the coding sequence ATGTGCGGCATTCTCGGTGTGGTTGCGAAAACACCTGTCAACCAACTTCTCTATGACGGACTGCTGGTACTGCAGCATCGTGGGCAGGATGCTGCCGGTATTGTGACAGCGCAAGAGACTGGCGTTATGCATATGCATAAAGGGCAGGGGCTGGTCAGCGATGTGTTCCGCACCCGCAATATGCGGAGCCTGATGGGTCATGTCGGTATCGGTCACGTTCGCTATCCGACTGCGGGCTCTGCATCTTCCATGGCTGAAGCACAACCGTTTTATGTCAACAGCCCCTTCGGCATTGTGCTGGCACACAACGGTAATCTGACCAATCATGTGCAACTGAAGGAGCAGATGTATCGCAATGATTTGCGGCACATTAACACCAACTCCGATTCGGAAGCGCTGCTGAACGTCTTTGCCTATGAGTTGCAGCAGCGAACTCGTGGTTTCGAGCTGGCTCCGCAAACCATTTTTGATGCGATTGCCGCAGTGCATCGACGTGTCAAGGGTGCGTATGCTGTCGTCGCGATCATCGCAGGTTACGGGCTTGTGGCATTCCGTGACCCGAATGGTATCCGGCCGCTGGTATTGGGTGAGCACGAAACTGCTGACGGCACTGAATTCCTGCTGGCCTCTGAATCGGTGGCGCTCGATACGCTGGGCTTCAAGATGACCCGTGATGTAGAGCCGGGCGAAGGCATCTTTATCACTTTCGATGGTAAGTTCCACAGCAAGCAATGTGCTGATAAGCCGAAGCTCGTCCCCTGTATTTTCGAGCATGTGTATTTCGCACGGCCAGATTCGGTGATGGATGGCATTTCGGTGTATCAGGCACGCCTGAATATGGGTGATAACCTGGCCGATAAGATTCGTTCGGAACTGACGGATTTTGACATCGATGTGGTCATTCCGATTCCGGATACCAGCCGACCCAGCGCATTGCAGCTCGCCGAACGTCTTGGTCTGCCATATCGTGAGGGCTTCCAGAAGAATCGCTATATCGGCCGGACATTTATCATGCCGGGTCAGGCGACGCGAAAGAAATCCGTTCGCCAGAAACTGAATCCGATTGCGATTGAGTTTGCAGGCCGCAATGTTCTGCTGGTGGATGATTCTATCGTGCGTGGTACGACATCCAAGCAAATCGTTACCATGGCGCGTGAGTCTGGTGCAAAGAAAGTCTACTTTGCCTCTGCTGCTCCGGCTGTACGTTTCCCGCATGTGTATGGCATTGATATGCCAACCCGCGCCGAGCTGATTGCTACCGGCCGCAATGAAGCCCAGGTCGCAGAAGAAATCGGTGCGGATGCCGTATTTTACCAGGATCTGGATGCGCTCAAGCGGGCGGTATCGGATGCCAGTAATGGCAAGGTCAACGAATTCGAGGCCTCCTGTTTCTCGGGTGAATACGTGACGGGTGATGTGGATGAAGCCTATCTTGATGCCATTGAAAACCGTCGATCCAGCCCGCTGTCTAAAGGCGGAGAGGCAGGATCAGTGGTCGACCTGAACGTCGGTGTGGCGGAACAAAACCTGATGTAA